A region of the Natronosalvus rutilus genome:
GTCATGCCACCGGCGAGATCGGGGACGATCCCCAACGCGTCAAACAGCTGTTCCATGAGAAAACCCGTGAACGCCATCGTCACGAAGAACACGCCGAGAATGTACAGCATCACACTCCAGCCGTAGTACTTCCGGTACACGTTGAGCACGGGGACCGTGATGAGGTCAGCGTAGACGAAGGGATGACACCGGCGAAGCTCACACCTCCACCCCAGAGCGCAACGGCGAACGGGACGTTTCCCATGCTACCAACGAAGCTGATGATGGCGATGGCCACGCCCATGACCGCGTTCTCGGCACTGACGAGCAAGCCGTCGCCCTGGAGGAAGAGCGTGTTCCAGACCCACTGCGGGACGAACACGATGACGAATCCTGAGATCAGAAAGCCCGCTACCACGTCCTTGTAGAGCATCGACCACTCCTTACGATACTGGTTGCCAACCTTGTACCAGCCGCCCCACGACCGCAGTTCGTCCCGCCAGCCACCACTACTGGCCGCCTCCTGCTGATAGGTCTCCATGCACCCCTCCGAACAGAACGTCAGGGTCTCGTCGCCGTCCGTAACGAGTGAATACTTCTCTTTCCCTTCCATCCCACAGGTCGGATCTTCGGTCACGCCATGATCGTGATCTCGCTGATTCAATTCGTTGCGAACCTCTTCGAAGAGGGTCTCCGGAAGCGTCAGGTGGACGATAATCGCCATCACCCCGATGAGGATGACGCCACCGAGTAACTCGGCAACGAGGAACTCCCAGCCCAACAGGATCAGGATCATCAATCCGAGTTCAACGATGAGGTTCGTCGAGGCGAACATGAACGCAAGGAAGGTCACGACGTGGGCACCTTTCTTGAAGAGCCCTTTCCCGATGGCGACGGCACCGAAGCTACAACCGCTGCTGGCAGCGCCGAACAGTGTGGCCTTCGTGACACCGGCGATGTCACCATCACCGAGCATGGCGGCCATTCGCTCTTTCGAGACGTAGACCTGGACGAGACTGGTGATCACTAGCCCCATGATGATCGCCCACGCCGCCGTCCAGAGGAAGCCGACCCCGATCCGGAGGGCCTCGACTACCTCTGTTCCCAGTGTCGCCAACATGATCTGTATTACTGTTCGGTTTTGAGTCGGTCCCGCCGTCGTTGGTATTCCTCGTCGCTCAGGTCGCCGCGTGCGGAGGCGAGTCGAAGCTCCTCGAGTGCAGGGTCAGACGAGTCATCCTGCCTGGTCACCGCCCGATAACCGAGGTAGACGGCCCCGACGATGATGGCGAGGAAGAGGAGTTGCATCCCCACGCCGATGATGAGCATCCACCCGGACACACCATCCGCATTCCACATGCCGTTACCCCACATCCCGCCCATCATCGGTCCAGTCCACATCATGCCAAACCCCATCATGAATATGGGAAAGACAACGAGGGCAGCAACGATTGCAAGGACGACCCAGACAAGTTGCCGATCAGTTGTGTTGGTGGTCATAGTTTTGCCCCTGAGTCGTGTTGAGACACGATCCCTATCTAGAGAAACGGTTGCATGGTTCAATGCCGTTCCCTTATGAAATCAATGTTAATCGCCCCCGGGTATTTCGAATACAATCTTATTTGCCATTGAACGAATGATTTCGATCTGAAACATGGCTCTGGTCGGATGGTTCCGTCCGGTTTCGATAGCCGACCCTTGTGACTCGTACGAGCCGAGCTCTATTGCTACTGCTCGTACGGGACCTCACGTGCCATTCCCGTTTCCATGTGGTAGAGATGGTGACAGTGGAAAAACCACGCACCGGGGTTTTCAGCGACGAAGTCGATTGTGATCTCACCCATGTGATCAGGGACGATGACCGTATCTTTGAGGGCATCACCGACCGTAAAGTTATGTCCGTGGAGGTGCATGGGGTGGCGCATCGGACTTCGGTTCACCATTCGGAAACGGACGTGTTCGCCCTCTTCGATACTGATCGGATCGGCATCCGGATACGCCTGCCCGTCGATGGTCCACTCATCTCCATCCCCACCCATCATTCCTCCGGACAACGTGAGGTCAACCGTTCGATCAGGCTCTCCATCATACGCATCGAGAGAGTCGATCGCGTTGAGGTCCGAGAGTTGGAGCTGACGGGAACCGATTTCACCTTCAGTGACACCCCCATCAGACTGTTCGTAGTCCAGTAATGCCCGGCCAGCCGACGTCGATTCATCGACGGGCCTGATCCGAATCGGCCACGTCCCTGGGGATCGTGCCTCAACGACAACGTCGTATCGTTCTCCTGGGCCGATTTCGAGCGTATCGACGGGGACGGGTTCGACAGCTGAGCCGTCCGTATGAGAAACAGTGAGTTCGTGGTCGTCGATACCGATTTTGTAGGTCGCTGCCGCTGCTGCGTTAATGAGCCGGAGTCTCATCCGGTTGCCCTCTTCAACATCAATGGTTGTCGGTTCGTCCGGGAGGCGTCCATTGATCAGTGTTCCCTCTGCCGGCGGCGCGTCAGGGAATCCCCCACCTCCCATACCGCCCATGCCACCCATTCCGCCTCCATTTCCGCTTGAAGTCTCGACACGTGGTTCAGTTGGGAGATACTCATCCAGGACGAGTGTCGCTTCGGTGTCGTACTCGATGTGCGGCTCTCGCTCTTCGATGATGAGTGGGCCGAGCAGTTCTCGATCCAGTTGCAGACCGACGTGGCTGTGATACCAATGTGTGCCAGCCGGTTCTGCATCGAACTCGTAGACGAAGTCCTCTCCAGGTTCGATCGCGGCCTGGGTGACGCCCGGAACGCCGTCCATCGCGTTATCACCGTCGAGTACCATCCCGTGCCAGTGAATCGTCGTTTCCTCCGGCAGGTCGTTCTCGATGGTGACGCGGACGCGTTCACCTTCCACTGCACGGATCTCGGGGCCTGGATACTCGCCGTTGTACGTCCAGCCGTCGTAGGACTCGTCGGTTGCGACCATCACTTCGCTCTCGGTCGCGCTAAGGTGGTACTCCCGATCCGGGTCGCCGTATTGTGGTTCTGGGAATTCGCGTTCATCCGGTGATGCATCGTCATTGGGTGTGGTATCGAAGCATCCAGCGATCAGGGTTCCACCTGCGATAGCACCGGACCTGAGTACGTCACGTCGACTGATAGTGTAATTTGGTAATTTTGTCATTAAGGCTCTAATTGTGGTAGATCGTGGTTTGCCCCACTGTTCAGTAGTCTTCGTACGGTTCGAACACGCTAAAGTATTGTGCATATTGTTCAATACCAATACCGACGTTGATCAGGTCACCCACCATTGATGACGAATCAAGATACATGTGCGGAACTCACGCCAACACCATTAAGCTCCTTCCTGTAGTAGTGTGGGATATGGGATACACAATACAAAGATCAGTGGCTGGTGACTTCAGTGAAGTCGTAGAGACAACGATTGCTGCCCTCGAAGACGAAGGGTTCGGCGTACTCTGTGATATCGATGTGCAGGCGACCCTCAAAAAGAAACTTGGCGAGGACTTCCGGCAATACAGGATTCTCGGTGCCTGTAACCCAAAACTCGCACACGAGGGATTGACCGACGAGATTGAACTCGGCGCACTTCTCCCGTGTAACGTTATCGTCTACGAAACTGACGATGGAACTGTCGTAGTGAGTGCAGTTGACCCCCACCAACTCGTCGGTATCGCCGATAACGAGACGCTCGGTTCTATCGCAACTGAGGTCCACGATCGATTCGAGCGAACCCTTTCGACTGTCCAAGACGAACTCGAATCCGCGTCGGAGGCCTGATTAGCGATGTCGTCCTCAAACCAGCTCGATACGACGACGCTGCTCCTCCTCCTCGGGGTAATTATCGTACTACCGTTGCTCACGATGGGAATGGGGTTCGGAGGGATGATGGGATACGGTGGAATGATGGGTTGGAACGGGACTACCGGTGGCTGGTGGCCACTTGTCGGAATGATCGTTCCGCTCGTCGTTCTGCTCGTCCTGCTCGGCGGTGGATATCTTCTCTTTCAGCGTGCCACGGCAAACCATCCGGATTCTGCGATGGAGGAGCTACGTAATGCGTATGCTCGTGGCGATCTCACCGACGAAGAGTTTGAAACCCGCCGGGAGAGGCTCGAACGGTCAGAGTAAAGGTATAACGGTGATCACGCTGTAACCAGCTGTCGTTCGACGTAGTAGGATCTTGACTGTGATCCTCTTTTCAGGAAGGCCATTGCCGTTCGTCGGATTCGACGATACCGAGCAACGTTTGTCGACGTTCGCTCAGCGTATCGAGGGTCGAGGCGAACTCTTCGTCGGAAACGGTCGGGATATTAGCTTCGCGGAGAGCGTTTAGATTCGGCGGCGGAGGAACATTGTTTGAGGGATGGATGAAGCTCTCGTGCAGCGTTTCGAGGTAGTTTTCGATGCTTTTGCGGGTGTTCCGGATGACAATTTCACTCGGGCGATGTTCTTTCGGAACACCGAATCGAATGAGCGTCAATGCGTCGTCGAGGGCCGCGATTTCGACGGTTGGAGACCGGTCTGACCGGGCGCTGTGAAAATAGTGAAGAACAGGATAGGCCTTGTGATTCTCCGTGAGGATCGTCAATTGCGTAACGAAACTATTCAATGGCAAGTCGAGCCCCTGAA
Encoded here:
- a CDS encoding SHOCT domain-containing protein, which gives rise to MTTNTTDRQLVWVVLAIVAALVVFPIFMMGFGMMWTGPMMGGMWGNGMWNADGVSGWMLIIGVGMQLLFLAIIVGAVYLGYRAVTRQDDSSDPALEELRLASARGDLSDEEYQRRRDRLKTEQ
- a CDS encoding multicopper oxidase family protein, with the protein product MVATDESYDGWTYNGEYPGPEIRAVEGERVRVTIENDLPEETTIHWHGMVLDGDNAMDGVPGVTQAAIEPGEDFVYEFDAEPAGTHWYHSHVGLQLDRELLGPLIIEEREPHIEYDTEATLVLDEYLPTEPRVETSSGNGGGMGGMGGMGGGGFPDAPPAEGTLINGRLPDEPTTIDVEEGNRMRLRLINAAAAATYKIGIDDHELTVSHTDGSAVEPVPVDTLEIGPGERYDVVVEARSPGTWPIRIRPVDESTSAGRALLDYEQSDGGVTEGEIGSRQLQLSDLNAIDSLDAYDGEPDRTVDLTLSGGMMGGDGDEWTIDGQAYPDADPISIEEGEHVRFRMVNRSPMRHPMHLHGHNFTVGDALKDTVIVPDHMGEITIDFVAENPGAWFFHCHHLYHMETGMAREVPYEQ
- a CDS encoding DUF302 domain-containing protein, whose translation is MGYTIQRSVAGDFSEVVETTIAALEDEGFGVLCDIDVQATLKKKLGEDFRQYRILGACNPKLAHEGLTDEIELGALLPCNVIVYETDDGTVVVSAVDPHQLVGIADNETLGSIATEVHDRFERTLSTVQDELESASEA
- a CDS encoding SHOCT domain-containing protein, with the protein product MSSSNQLDTTTLLLLLGVIIVLPLLTMGMGFGGMMGYGGMMGWNGTTGGWWPLVGMIVPLVVLLVLLGGGYLLFQRATANHPDSAMEELRNAYARGDLTDEEFETRRERLERSE